The genomic DNA ACCGATGACGCCGGGGCTGGAACAGGCCTACCTCGACGCCTTCAACACAATCGCCATCCGCACCAATTGGACCGCTGTCGAAAGCGACATGGGCAAATTGGACTTCGAGCAGTTTGATCCGCTGTTCGATTGGAGCCACCAGCACGGGCTGCGCGTCTGCGCCGGACCGCTGTTCGATTTCCAGCAGAAACAACTGCCCCACTGGATCTATTTGTTAGAAGAGGATTTCGACGGGTTGCTGGATACGGTCAGCCGATACGTCGCAACGGCGGTGCAACGCTACCGCGGCAAGGTCCAACTGTGGCACGCGGTGTCCGGATTAAACACCGCGGGCCCGATCAAATTGGACGAAGAACAGGTGATGCGTTTGGCGGTTGCGGTGATCCAGGAGATCCGCCGCCACGATAACCGCACGCCGATCCTGATCAGCGTCGACCAACCTTGGGGCGAATATCTCAGCAAATCGTCCGACGGCATTTCTCCGCTGCACTTCGTCGACGCCTTGGTCCGTTCGAACCTGGGTATCGCGGGCATCGGTCTCGAGATGCGGATGAATTATTGGCCCGAGGGGACGCTTCCGCGGAGCATCCTGGACGTCAGCCAACAGATCGACCGCTGGGCTCAGTTGGGACTGCCGCTGCTGGCGCAGATCTCCGTCCCCGCGATCGCGGAATCGGAAGCCAACACGCCGCGGAACGCACTGCCGATCGCTTTGGGACCCGAAGGTCAATCGACCGCCGCGGATCAACTGGCTTATGCGAGTCGGTTGACGCGGATGCTGCTGGCCAAACAGATGGTCCACGGCGTCTTTTGGGAAAGCTGGGACGACCGCCAAGCCCATTCGATGCCGGGGGCAGGGCTTGTCGATTCGCACGGCAAACCGCGTCCGCTGTTGAACGAACTGGCAAGTCTCCGCCGCCAGTTTTTGTTTTAAGCCCTAACCAATCGTGGGCCACTTTGCTTTGCCGGAACCGACGGCGAGGGCACTCTGCAAAAAACAACGCCATCGAATCGTGAGACTCGATGGCGCTGTCGGTATTAGCGTTCGTTAGGTTTGCAAATCTCAGGCGATTAGCTGACTTCCCAACCCTTGCGGTATTCTTTGCTCAGGTACTTGTCGGCTTCGGGGCAATTGGTCGCCTTCAGCGCCGCCGCGTCCCACTGCAGTTCCTTGCCAGTACGGTAGGCAACGTTGCCCAACAGAACCGTTTCGGTCAGAGCGCCCGAATAATCGAAGTTGCATGTGGTTGGCGAACCATCCTTGCACGCTTTGATCCATTCGGCGTGGTGCCCGATCGATTTAGGGATCGTTTGTTCGGGCGGTTGGAAGCCAGCAAACTTCTCTTTCGGGAACAGCTTGTAGCTGCCGTAGTTGGCGAACATCTTGCCTTCGGTTCCGACAAACATCACGCCGCTGCCGGGAACGCGTTCGCCCGCAACTTCGCGAGGCGTCATGTTGCCGTCGTACCAAGTCAGTTTGACAGGAGCCAAGTCGCCGCGTTTGGCGAACTGGTATTCGACTTTCAAACCGAGCGGGCAGGTTTCCGGATGAACCTCGGGGCCCTCGGCGCTGATCGTGGTTGGGTGCTTCAGATCCAAAGCCCAGAACGGCAGATCCATGTAGTGGCAAGCCATGTCGCCCAGGGTTCCTTGGCCGAAGTCCCACCAACGTCGCCATTGTGCAGGGTGGTAGCGTCCAGCGACATAAGGACGTTCGGGAGCTGGGCCCAACCACAGATCCCAATCGAGGCTCGCTGGTGGTTGTTCGCCACCTTCGGGTCGCTCGCCGCCGCCCCAGCCTTTACCGACCCAAACGTGGACATCGGTCACATCGCCCAAGATGCCCGCTTTGACGATCTCGGACACGCGGCGGTAGTTGTCGCCGGCGTGGATCTGAGTTCCCAACTGCGTCGCGACGCCCTTGGCTCGAGCCGCTTCGGTGATGATGCGAGCTTCGGTGACGGTGTGGGTCAGCGGTTTTTCGCAGTAGCAGTGCAGGCCGGCGTTGATCGCTCGCAGCGAAGCGGGAGCGTGGTTGTGGTCGGCGTTACCGATCACGATCGCGTCAGCGTTGCCAGCTTCCTTGTCGATCATCTCGCGATAATCGCTGTACAGCTTGGCCCCTTTGAACTGAGCCGCGGCGCGATCGAGGTAGTTCTTGTCGATGTCGCACAGCCCCACAATGTCTTCGCCCTTGACCCCATCGATGTCGGCAGCGGCGCGGTTGGCGGTTCCGACGCACAAGATTTTCAGTTTATTGTTTGCCGAGGTCGACTCTTTAGCGGAGGTTTCGCTCCACACGCCGCTCGACAGCACAGCCGCCGCGGCGCCGGAGGATTGCACGAATCGTCGTCGATTCAATGAGGATCGTTTTGTCATCAGGTAGGGTTCCAAATATCGAAGGTAGGAAAAACGGCAGGAGTTTGACGCTGTCAACGGAACGACAGTTGCACCCATGATAACGTAAAATTTTCATGAGGTTTGCCAGCTCGCGCAACAAAAAGCCCAATTTTTGCTGGCTCGCCCGCCTGGGTAGTCCACCAATCCGCAAGCGGGACAGGCCGTCAGCGGATCGTCTCCGCTATGGTATAAACATCCCCAAATCTCAACTCCGCGACCGTATCGCTTGTATGTTTGATCGGCTCGGCGAGACTTCCAATCCACAGCAACCCGTATCGATCCGCCTCATGCAATTTCGATTGACCACCTACAACATCCACAAAGGCATCGGCGGAGTCGATCGTCGCTATGATCCCGACCGGATCGTGCAGGCGGTTGGACACTGCAATCCCGACATCCTGTTTTTGCAGGAGGTCGACGATGGCGTGCCGAGATCGCGGCACGATCGCCAAGTCGAAGTGCTGGGAGAGGCGTTGGGGCTGAAGCACCACATCTATCAACGCAACGTCAAACTGAAAGTCGGTCACTACGGGAACGCGATCTTGAGTCGCTTTCCGCTGACGGATCATCAGGATATCGATTTGACGATCCCGATGAAAAAGAAGCGGCGGGCGCTGGCGGCGCATTGCCGAATGCAGATCGATGGGCACAGCCGCACGGTTCTGCTGTTGAACGTCCACCTGGGGCTAGCCGGTTTTGAACGCAAGATGCAACTGCGTCGACTGCTGGCGACCGAACTGGTTCGTCGCACGCATCAGGAGACGGCGGTGCTGCTGGCGGGCGACTTCAACGATGTCTGGGGCAACTTGGGGCGTGGGATCCTCGACACCGGAGGTTTCCAATCGGCGACCGGACTGCACAAGACGTTCCCCGCCTTCATGCCGATGCGACCGTTGGACCGGGTCTACTTCCGCGGCAACATGAGCATCGACCACGGCTTTGCCTCGCGAACCGATATCGCTCGGCGAGCCTCCGACCATCTGCCGCTGGTCGCCGACTGTATCCTGCAATAACGTCGACCGCCCGTGCCCGAACAACCGCCGCGATCAATCGATCACCGATTGCGGCTTTCTGGGCGGCGGCGGATTTGGATTTTTCGGTAGCGGTGGTCCCAGTTCGACACCGCCGACGTGCGTCGTATAGAGCCAGTCTTGCGGTTGCGGATCCCAACCGGCCAGCATCCCGGCGTCTTGGAAGATCCCACGAGCTGTCA from Rosistilla oblonga includes the following:
- a CDS encoding endo-1,4-beta-xylanase; the protein is MGLFRFEVPESFRASVPHWEAAYISGIEGIPWFGRVTWKDDQLLIQRNIDESGKISIPWPIADSGPRVLQSCSLRQRDTPYFLPLELARGACSNIRGQADQWQRSGMRLPDAYQSRLTEGIDRFLDAAQSYPLSARTAELSDASLAALQQASDALVDTYAAQALAYRKNNERQLGTLAAAYIAPPGPMTPGLEQAYLDAFNTIAIRTNWTAVESDMGKLDFEQFDPLFDWSHQHGLRVCAGPLFDFQQKQLPHWIYLLEEDFDGLLDTVSRYVATAVQRYRGKVQLWHAVSGLNTAGPIKLDEEQVMRLAVAVIQEIRRHDNRTPILISVDQPWGEYLSKSSDGISPLHFVDALVRSNLGIAGIGLEMRMNYWPEGTLPRSILDVSQQIDRWAQLGLPLLAQISVPAIAESEANTPRNALPIALGPEGQSTAADQLAYASRLTRMLLAKQMVHGVFWESWDDRQAHSMPGAGLVDSHGKPRPLLNELASLRRQFLF
- a CDS encoding Gfo/Idh/MocA family protein, giving the protein MTKRSSLNRRRFVQSSGAAAAVLSSGVWSETSAKESTSANNKLKILCVGTANRAAADIDGVKGEDIVGLCDIDKNYLDRAAAQFKGAKLYSDYREMIDKEAGNADAIVIGNADHNHAPASLRAINAGLHCYCEKPLTHTVTEARIITEAARAKGVATQLGTQIHAGDNYRRVSEIVKAGILGDVTDVHVWVGKGWGGGERPEGGEQPPASLDWDLWLGPAPERPYVAGRYHPAQWRRWWDFGQGTLGDMACHYMDLPFWALDLKHPTTISAEGPEVHPETCPLGLKVEYQFAKRGDLAPVKLTWYDGNMTPREVAGERVPGSGVMFVGTEGKMFANYGSYKLFPKEKFAGFQPPEQTIPKSIGHHAEWIKACKDGSPTTCNFDYSGALTETVLLGNVAYRTGKELQWDAAALKATNCPEADKYLSKEYRKGWEVS
- a CDS encoding endonuclease/exonuclease/phosphatase family protein, with the protein product MQFRLTTYNIHKGIGGVDRRYDPDRIVQAVGHCNPDILFLQEVDDGVPRSRHDRQVEVLGEALGLKHHIYQRNVKLKVGHYGNAILSRFPLTDHQDIDLTIPMKKKRRALAAHCRMQIDGHSRTVLLLNVHLGLAGFERKMQLRRLLATELVRRTHQETAVLLAGDFNDVWGNLGRGILDTGGFQSATGLHKTFPAFMPMRPLDRVYFRGNMSIDHGFASRTDIARRASDHLPLVADCILQ